A section of the Humulus lupulus chromosome 2, drHumLupu1.1, whole genome shotgun sequence genome encodes:
- the LOC133818343 gene encoding acetyl-CoA acetyltransferase 2, with amino-acid sequence MAQVAASSESIRPRDVCIVGVARTPMGSFLGALSSLPATKLGSIAIEAALKMAGVDPSLVQEVIFGNVLSANLGQAPARQAALGAGISNAVICTTVNKVCASGMKATMLAAQSIQLGINDVVVAGGMESMSNVPKYIAEARKGSRLGHDSLVDGMLKDGLWDVYNDVGMGVCAETCAENHKVTREEQDDYAIQSFERGIAAQDSGAFKWEIVPVEVSGGRGKPSIIVDKDEGLGKFDAGKLRKLRPSFKVNGGSVTAGNASSISDGAAALVLVSGETAIKHGLQVIAKISGYADAAQAPELFTTAPALAIPKAISNAGLNASLIDFYEINEAFAVVALANQKLLGLEPEKVNVNGGAVALGHPLGCSGARILVTLLGVLKQKNGKYGVGGVCNGGGGASALVVELL; translated from the exons ATGGCTCAAGTAGCAGCTTCTTCAGAGTCAATCAGGCCAAGAG ATGTTTGCATTGTTGGTGTTGCGCGTACACCAATGGGTAGCTTTCTTGGTGCTTTATCCTCTTTACCTGCCACCAAACTTGGATCAATAGCTATTGAAG CTGCACTTAAAATGGCTGGTGTTGATCCTTCACTTGTGCAAGAAGTTATCTTCGGCAATGTTCTTAGTGCAAATTTAGGTCAGGCTCCGGCTAGACAAGCTGCATTAGGTGCAGGAATATCTAATGCAGTAATCTGTACCACTGTTAACAAAGTCTGTGCATCAGGAATGAAAG CTACAATGCTTGCAGCACAAAGCATTCAGTTGGGAATTAATGATGTTGTCGTGGCTGGTGGCATGGAAAGCATGTCTAATGTGCCTAAATATATTGCAGAAGCAAG AAAAGGATCTCGACTTGGACATGATTCTCTTGTTGATGGAATGTTGAAAGATGGTTTGTGGGATGTTTATAATGATGTTGGTATGGGAGTATGTGCTGAAACATGTGCAGAAAACCATAAAGTGACAAGAGAGGAGCAGGACGATTATGCTATTCAGAGCTTTGAGCGTGGTATTGCTGCCCAAGACAGTGGTGCCTTTAAGTGGGAAATTGTCCCG GTTGAAGTTTCTGGTGGAAGGGGAAAACCATCAATAATTGTTGACAAGGATGAAGGTCTAGGGAAG TTTGATGCTGGCAAACTAAGAAAGCTCCGTCCAAGTTTCAAGGTGAATGGTGGTTCAGTCACTGCTGGAAATGCTTCTAGCATAAG TGATGGTGCTGCTGCATTAGTCTTGGTGAGTGGAGAAACAGCAATAAAGCACGGGCTGCAAGTTATTGCGAAGATCTCTGGATATGCTGATGCTGCTCAG GCACCAGAACTATTTACTACAGCTCCGGCCCTTGCAATTCCAAAAGCTATTTCAAATGCTGGCTTGAATGCTTCTCTAATTGATTTCTATGAAATTAATGAAGCTTTTGCT GTTGTGGCTCTTGCAAATCAGAAGCTGCTTGGACTTGAACCG GAAAAAGTTAATGTGAACGGTGGAGCTGTAGCGTTGGGACATCCTCTAGGTTGCAGTGGAGCTCGTATCTTGGTCACACTTTTGGGG GTACTGAAGCAGAAGAATGGTAAATATGGTGTTGGTGGCGTTTGCAATGGTGGAGGTGGTGCTTCTGCACTCGTGGTAGAGCTTCTTTAA